CACACTCAACACAACAGTGTAACTTGTTCTAGTACAACCCCCTCGAACATGTTAGCTTTCAGATAAAGTAGTTTAGTAATATATGTCTATTCATAGTATAGGCTACTGGGCTATTAATACTCTAAAATGTTCATTTTCCTATCCAGGTTGATAATCAAACCGGTTGAAAGCATAAGTTCAAGTCAATGTATTTAAACCTAAGAACACCGATTGAAAATTTTATCACAAATTGTAATCATGTCTGTTAGGCCAGCCAAAGTTCTTTCAGAGATTGATCAAGGCGATTTTTCATTATTTGGATTTCTTGGCTCTGACTAGTTGATACCTCCTCAGTTTGTTGTCTTCTGCTCATCTCTTCCTTGTATTGACTTTCTGCTGCTTCAGCCTGAAAAAAGGTGTGATGAGTTACATCTATTGATGcaagaaatttaaaaagaaaagctTTCTCACTTGTTTCCGGTTCAGAACAAGTCAAGAAACTTTTCTTAAGATGACAATGATCGGATATATGTCAAtgtatatatgcatatatatggATATATGAGAGCTAAAGATTGCATATTATCAATATTCTTCCGAGCCAACTAAAAATTTATGAGGACCAAAAATGAGTCAGATGCTCTACTACTCTTTATTAACAGAAGGATGTGCTCGGTGATTCTTATTGTTTAGCGGACACTATGTTTGAATAGGCTATAGTAAtagtgatataaaatataactggtaACATACGGGAAAGAATAAAGGAGTACAATAggataatgtttttttttttaccttatgCACATAATCAAAGGCATCTTCATCTCTCCATCGATTCAATGATTCTTCAAATAATTTCCGGGTCTAGTCCTCAAATATTTCAGAGTATTCTCCAGTCTATCTTGAATGTCACTATTTTCTTTTTGACGGCAGATGAAATCCtggaatattttcaatttaatcGATGTACTGAACAAATTTGTGGAAATGTTCATTTTATGCCCTTTGTAGGTGCAAGATTCTACATTCAAGACTCAGAAGTTCAGCTAAGGTGTACTAAATGATTCTCCATAAGAGCAAACAAAACATACCAAAGAGTTGCTAGATGATGAACATGGTAAATACTCTTGAAGCTTCACTTGCTCAAGTAAAGGTGAACTACTTCCACTTTCTGCTGTAGTAGTTGAATCCTAAGGGCTAAACAACTCTTCTATCGATCTCATCAAGTGCTCGGAATTGGCATCCATGTTTTCCACATGATAACATGTTAATGTTGATCCACCACCATTTAAGGGAAAAGACAAGGCTTTAGTAGGAGTCAAACAAGAGTCACTGCCCGTAGGCCTaatcaagaaaaagaaagacCAAATTGTCAGTAAACTACAATAACACCGATTCCCATAATCTGCAAAAACTTCATTGCTAAAATGCATCCAGACTTTTCAACTTTCACAAGGTCATCGCATCGTGTCTGGGCCCAAGGGACTACAGGCGCCATCCAGGTATGAATCCACAAATGAACTTTACTTGCAACTGAGTTGTAACTTTCCTCACTTTAAGTTTCTAGAAGAACTTGTTGCATTCTCTCATACACATCGACACCTTGTCCTCAATCTGACGCACAACATGATATTACAATAATATTATGGCAAGCTCAAGGCCATGCAAGCAAGATGTTGAGTTTAGACAATGGAAGTAGTTAAGGGAATGTTGTATAAAGCTGGGGGAATATGCGTGTAATGTGTAAATATGAAAAACTTATAGAATATAAACAAATAAGAATATAAACAAATAAGATTTCCAGAACAAGTTTCATTCCTTCAATTACAAGAGTTATACAAGTGGTCCCTCAGCTTATTCCCTAGTGTTCTCACTCCCTGAACTCTCATTGAAGTTTCTGAATGAACTCTCTCGTACAAACTACATATCACAAGCCTTTAATAGAACAAAGAATAAAGAAAACCAACTAGAATTTAAATAACTTTGGTGTTGATAAAAATCGCGAGGCTTTTTGGGAGGTCGGATTGGAGGACCTATTGGGGGATGCCATAAGTTAAAAGTGTACCTAAAGAAGCAAAGGTCGGAAGTTGGGAGCTAAGAAGGAATCAGAAGTCTGAGGTCGGATCCGAGGTAAGAAAGGGTCGAAATGTAAAATATGAATTAATAAACAATGACCAAAACCTGATATTTTTAGGAGGAGTGTTACTATGTGAGTAGAGTTCTTTGACGACTCAAACTCTAGTCTTTGTAGGATTCTAAATATGTTGAAATCTTTTTCTTCTTGGACTTTGGATTCTCAAAGTCCTAGATAAGATTAGATTAAATCTCTACGAGTCTTATTTCTGTGGATTACATATTGATTAATCTGAGTGTGAACTCATTTGAGGCATGAGCTCGTCTGACATGTATTAAGCTAGTCCAAACTTTTTATGGGAGCTCAGTTCGGGAGGTTGGCCAAGACTTTCTCAATCGCTGCAATAATATGTACTGAGAGGTCGGATAAGACCTTGCCGGGAGCTTGGCTCGGGAGGTCGGCAACGCCTTGCTAATCGACGAGATTATGGAAGTATGAGAGGTCGGCTGGGGTGAGCTCTCGGATGACCTTCCAACGAATTTGGGTAAATGGAGCCTAAGGTGGGTCCCTATACGACCTGATGGATCCGGTGGATAGGGTGACCTCCTCATGAACCTTAGTAATTAAGATGACCTCTCGGGACTATCTGGATGTTGGGCATGAATTCTCCTGGACTATCGAGAGTGGACCGAGCCTATCTCTTGGGATATCAAACTTCACAACCACTTACCCACTAATCCAttacataaacaaaaaataacttTTGACTGGTTCAactcttcactacaacaaaaatggtttttcgcagcgcgcaaattcgttttccgcagcgcacattgcacgctgcaaagttctaagctgttgaaagttcaagattatccgcggcgtacatgtgcgcgctgttaatcttattatccgcggcgttcacatgcacgccgttaatactattatcctcagcgtgcaatgtacgcaGTTAATAATCAgtgcaaaatctaattttagcgacggtttttaaattgCCGTCGCTAATAcaacggtcgctaaatttataggcgacggtttttaaacggtcgctaagtttagtgacggttttaaaactgtcgatacatttagcgacgggatttcataatccgtcgctaatcttttcgttaaaataaaaaaaaatttacttttataatttaataaattttttaaaaaaacttacaatctaataacaatactcgtgatttttaataatatttacaaagtaagtaaaaattgaaacaaaaaagtacactaaatcgaaattaaaatcctaaaatcgaaactaaaatcctaaaatcgtgagaaaaattCTGAGTGTTGTGAAGAAATGAGGAGGAAAgacggatatttatagactattagcgacatttgtattaaaatcgtcgctaatagcgactgttttatttaaaccgtcgccgatgtaaaaATTTGCAACGGGTAAAATAAAACTGTCGttaaatatagcgacgattaatacttaattgtcgctaaatttggcgacggttattttaaaccATTACTAGTTTTAAATTGACGACGGTTTAGTATAAATactaccgtcgctaaatttaaatcggcgacggttaaataaaccgtcgctaaatgatgGTGCACCCATTTTCCACAGCGTCCTTatatatgcacgccgttaaaaaaaattattttttttttaaaaaataatttactattaacagcgcacataaacatgcacgccgttaataatattattaacagcgtgcttttattgtgcgctgcgaaaattgcataagttattaacagctcacatataactgcacgctgcggatattaatatccgcagcgtgcttttaatgcactcTGTTAAGACTGTCaaccgcagcgtgcttttaatgcacgctgttaagactgtcaagtgcaataatattaacagcgcacatatggatgcacgccgttaaaagtaatattcgcagcgtgcttttaatgcacgctgttgatgacgtgctgcggaaaatcatttttcttgtagtgcttgAATGTTTGTGGAATGAATCCACACAATACTTCAACACTGGAAATTCCGCTAGCATTTAATTCATACCAGTCCTCTTTACAGACGTAATTACACCAAATTGATAAAGGAGTCATATGCACAGTCTGATAAGCCATTCTAATCTTATCCCGCAATGAACGCTGGAACAGGACCATTGCATATTAACGAATCTTGAATATATGAAGTCCCCTTTGCAAATGAACCAAATATGGCATGATAATGGTGCCTGCTGGCACACAATCATAGCTTTATTGGACTTGATCTCTGAAAATTTCCTGCAATCTAGATAATTCTGCATCAGTAACTAAAGGAACTATATCACATGGAACAGGCATTCAAACtttaatactaagagttttatttatttttattggccaTATAATGGGACTAGAATCTCTCAATGATGGGAACAAAAAAGGTTTGTTGTATCACAATTTTCTAACTCTATCATTTCTTTATCTGTTAAGGAATTACAAAAAACGGTCAGCAAAAATAATTTATCCGCAAATAAACGATGTTTCAGTAGCATAAAGTTTGAAAACAACTCGTTAAGAAAGTATCAGCTGCAGCTCCCATGACGAGAGAGATTATTCTGTGTTGAGCGATAAGTTTTAGGATCCCTTCCTCAGTATTATCCATGTCTTTCAAAACCTTATAATCAGCATGTATCTGCAGAAATACATTGTAGTTGACTTTCTTAGACATACATGTACAATAATAATAGTTCAAAGTTATGATAATAAGCAAAAGAcgtaaattttgacaatttaaaGTCATTCAGTAAACAATTGCCGTTTGATATTTATCCATCTATAAGCATAATTAATAAGAAATGGTAAAATACGATTCGGCAGTTAATATGAAAAGCAACAGGAAGAGTGAATAATAGCTACTCCCATCTGGAATACGAATAGAAGGTACTGATTCAGAAGTTTTTTATTCTTTAGCCGGTCAATTGCCTTGCATGCATTTACTGCCGAGTTTTTAAGTTTGCTCTCCGACAGCTTTCCATTCACTGGAAACATATAGCATTCAAAAGATTAAATATCAATGAATGGTTCAACTTTTTATATGATAGATTACacgagaaaaataattattggtttacaagatataatttattacttaaaaTTATCTTTTCCTTATTATTAAGATtgtgtaaaataattaattaaagactAATTTCTTTCTAGATTTTTGATAATTATACTAAGATTttcataatatgattttattatttaaacaaGTTTATTTCTAATGGTTCACgtttttcaagaaatttgaaaatagtTCATTTACCCTCTATAAATTCTTTTCCGATCCTAACGATTCCGTTGTTTATGATTTTACAAAATACTTTTGTATGATTCCAATagttaaaaatcataatatagaTTTAATCAAGATATAGTGATTAGTCAATAATTCTAAttttggtaaaaacttgtgtgagacggtctcacggatcgtattttgtgagacagatatcttatttaggtaatccatgaaaaagtattattttttatgttaagagtattgatttttattgtgaatatcggtatagttgacccgtctcaaagataaagattcgtgagaccgtctcactcttctattttactttaatttggaatataaatttttcaaagttaattctatttattatattattcaaaatactAATTTTCATTCCcgcaatttatttaatttcttgatttccacaattttaaaataccaaaaaaaaaaaaacgatggTATTCTTCTAATGTTGATCCGTCAAAGATCCAAAAAAGGTCTTTGGACAATATATTAGTAGTACTCCTTGAGAGCGCCAAAGCctgattttatataaattccaACTGCTTTACCTACCTGAACTTCTTCACTCCTCTTCTCTTGACTAGTAGTTGCTAATTTTCTCTCGCATCTCtctcacagataaaaaaaatatatacacattTATGAACTGCAAATCTtctaaaacatttttaaaacaaatcatgGAACCCATTGAATCATCGCCTGAAAAGCATGCATTTAAAGGACTTGAAAGCCTTGGGTTATCATATCGAAATCTTGAAACCAGATTCAAAGAGAAGGAAACGGTGTTCACTCATTTACAGAAACAGAATAAAGATTCCATCCGAAAAAATAAAGACTCTTTGAAAGAAACCGCGAAAGAGAGAGGGTGCCGAGACGAAATTTTCAAGGCCAAGAACCATCTTAGAGAAAGGGATGAAGAGTTTGTGTGGGAGAATGGACAGTTGAAGAGAGACAATGGGGAGAAAATTGGGATTTTCACGAGGAATCTTGAGGTCATAAAGTTGGCTAAAGATGGCTTGATGAGAATAATCTTGAGTTTAGAAGAGGACAGGCTCGAAAATTTTGGTGAAGAACATGAAGAAAATGAACAAGATCTTGAAAATGATGAGTTATTGGTGGAATCAAATCTTGTTTTGAGGCTTATCGATATGATCTCATTGAAACTCAATGATTATAAGAATTCAAATATAAAGGAGAAGAGGGAATTAGAGTCCAGATTGGTGAATTTGGAGGAAGAAAACAAAGATATCAACAGCTTGCTTAGAATTGCATTGATGGAGAAAGAGACACTGGAGAAGAATTTAGGTAAGCTTAAGGGAGAAAATGAGCAAAAAAAATTGGCAATTTTGCAGATTGCTGAAAAGGGCTTGCAAAAAGTTGGATTCGGGTTTATAATGGGAAGTGGATACAATGATCAGACATTGAATGATTCGGATACAAAATCGGGTACCAAATCAGATGACAGTGAACGGGCAGAGGAAGTTGTTAATCTGGTAAAAGGGTACATAGTAAACTCAAAAAATGTGAtattcattattgtttttaatgcTTTAAGACATGAGATTTCTGTTATTATACATGCAGACTTCAGCTATGGAGAAAATCATGAAGAATTTGCGACAGGAAATTGCTGAATCGAGGAGTTCTTTACAAGAATCAAGGTGTTTTTGGTTGGATTATGGAGCATGTGAGCCGAGCTGATCGATCAATTACGAGCAGCTCGACCCAAGCTCTAGATACTTGAGTAGCTAACTGAGTCCAATCCAACTATATACACAGACTTTAAAGACTACTTTAGTCCTTTacgaattttcgaaaatttctagCTCGAGATTAAGTTGCTCGATATACTGCAAACTTCTGCTCAACTTATTCTTTGGAAGAGTGTAGGTACGACAAAGAACTTGATTAATCCAAGAATGGTGACAATGTGCTTTTTGATTGTTAGGTTAGAAACAGAGCAACTACGGAGCATTACATTCAAACAAGATCGAAAATTATCCCGAAAAAGGCAAAAGATCAAAGAATTAGAAGACAAAGAAGCAAAGCTAATCCAAAATGTAAGTTGCTGAAAAACTAAGAATATGCTTGTATTCTTGGTGTACTACTGTCACTGCAAATTATTGTGTACGGCTTGACCATAGAGGCAGATACATCATTttctttttgtaatattttcaaGGTTGAAGCATTACTTGTAGAAATCAAAGAAACTGAAGAAGATGCCTCAAGATGGATGGAAGCATGTGAATTGGAAGCAGAAGCTGGGAAAAACGCCGTTTTGGAGCGTGACAAACTggtataaaaacataaaaagtgCAGCATAAAATGGCCTTGAATGCTGCCAATTCTTGATGCGCTCATACTTGCTAAATCTCTGTCTCCTTATAGGTCGGCATTTTGAAACAAGAACTCGAAAAAAAGAGTGCAGCCTTGGACATATCAAACGGTAAGctaacgctgaaaaacgagctcGTAAGTGCTGCAGATGCAGCACGCGAAGCAGCCGAAAGATCCCTTCAGCTGGCCGATAGCAGAGCTGCAGGATTACGCCAAAGGATCGAGGAGTTAACAAAGCAGTTGGAAGACTGCGAAAAGAGGAGGAGTAGGCGTAGAAGGAGGTATATTTGTTGGCCTTTCCCTCTGAATCCTGCTAACACTCCTGCGGGTGGGATTAGGAATGTGAAGCGGATGATACCTGAAATGTTAGCATTGGATAACTAATATGTAAATTCTACAAGAAATTAATAGACAATTGAGCTAACAAAATTACTCATGAGATTTAGCATTCGGCCTTGTGTGATTGACAATATTATAATTGATGGTATATCATATTCAACCTACACATCAAACACCGTATAATTGTCGAACTTCATAAATTATCAATATCTAATCGATTTTTTGCACTCATATCACACATCACCATCTTTCAATCATCTCATAACATGTACCAAACAGTACTTGAATTATTGGTTAGATTTTTTTCGATATATAATTAGAGTTACTGATATAAATTAAAGTATATCAAGGAAAAAATGCAATTATCATCCCCATCGAAAAAACATAAAACCATTTATGTTAAATGAAATTCGTTTTACAACCTAGcgtttttaaaaattagacaCATTTGCCTCATTAGCAGTGGAGGTCTTTGTACTATTTAGTGTGACTTTGTGacattaattgatttttacaaaaatatccctatcaacttgaaaaaa
This window of the Primulina huaijiensis isolate GDHJ02 chromosome 3, ASM1229523v2, whole genome shotgun sequence genome carries:
- the LOC140972254 gene encoding uncharacterized protein At3g49055-like; protein product: MEPIESSPEKHAFKGLESLGLSYRNLETRFKEKETVFTHLQKQNKDSIRKNKDSLKETAKERGCRDEIFKAKNHLRERDEEFVWENGQLKRDNGEKIGIFTRNLEVIKLAKDGLMRIILSLEEDRLENFGEEHEENEQDLENDELLVESNLVLRLIDMISLKLNDYKNSNIKEKRELESRLVNLEEENKDINSLLRIALMEKETLEKNLGKLKGENEQKKLAILQIAEKGLQKVGFGFIMGSGYNDQTLNDSDTKSGTKSDDSERAEEVVNLTSAMEKIMKNLRQEIAESRSSLQESRLETEQLRSITFKQDRKLSRKRQKIKELEDKEAKLIQNVEALLVEIKETEEDASRWMEACELEAEAGKNAVLERDKLVGILKQELEKKSAALDISNGKLTLKNELVSAADAAREAAERSLQLADSRAAGLRQRIEELTKQLEDCEKRRSRRRRRYICWPFPLNPANTPAGGIRNVKRMIPEMLALDN